The Carnobacterium divergens genome includes a window with the following:
- a CDS encoding FadR/GntR family transcriptional regulator — protein sequence MLESSQQKGQSLAQQVASKMEEFIKEQRYKAGDKLPNEFELATELNVGRGTIREAIKLLAARNVVIIQRGKGTFVSENPGLTEDPLGLSFITDKKRLSHDLMDVRVMIEPEIAKLAAEHATPAEVEEMEAICLAIEKLIHENKNHEEKDIQLHSAIAKASKNVVVPSLIPIIQTAISLFINLTNRSLKEETIETHRQIVEAIKIKDGEAAKKAMQRHLGYNKDELKI from the coding sequence ATGTTGGAAAGCAGTCAACAAAAAGGCCAGTCATTGGCACAACAAGTGGCAAGTAAGATGGAAGAGTTCATTAAGGAACAGCGCTATAAAGCGGGAGATAAGCTACCAAATGAATTTGAACTAGCAACCGAATTAAACGTTGGAAGAGGAACGATTCGAGAAGCCATTAAATTATTAGCTGCACGAAATGTCGTAATAATCCAACGAGGAAAGGGGACATTTGTATCTGAAAATCCTGGTTTGACAGAAGATCCACTTGGTTTGAGCTTTATTACAGATAAAAAAAGACTAAGCCACGATTTAATGGATGTTCGTGTGATGATTGAACCTGAAATAGCCAAATTAGCAGCAGAACACGCGACTCCTGCTGAGGTAGAAGAAATGGAAGCGATATGTTTAGCGATTGAGAAGCTGATTCATGAAAATAAAAACCATGAAGAAAAAGATATCCAGCTACATTCGGCTATTGCAAAAGCGAGTAAAAATGTCGTAGTACCTAGTTTAATTCCGATTATTCAAACGGCCATTTCGTTATTTATTAATTTAACCAATCGAAGTTTAAAAGAAGAAACGATTGAAACCCATCGCCAAATTGTGGAAGCGATAAAAATTAAAGATGGTGAGGCTGCTAAAAAGGCAATGCAGCGACATTTAGGCTACAACAAAGATGAATTAAAGATTTAA